Part of the Candidatus Melainabacteria bacterium genome, GTACTTACACACGTTCATCCTTTCTGTGAAAAGTGTGTCTTGATTCAGCACGACAAAGGTCAGACCAAAGAGATTGTCACTGTAAAAGCAAAGACAGACGAAAAGAACTTGCAACTAACTGAGATTGATACAATCAGCTCCGTACCTGGAATTCCACTTGAAGCAGGCAAGAGCTACGAACTGCAGGCAACATACAACAACACTTCAAGCAAGCCGCAAGATTCAATGGCAGGAATGGCACTGTACTGCTCAGACAACAAGTTTGTGCGCCCTGACTGGGCTCTGGCGGGCAACATGAATGAAGCATATTGCGGCACCAGCTACGAGCAGAAGTCACGAAAGAAAGCTCACAGTAAAGCTTTTGGGATGAGACCCAATTGATAACCGAAAAACGATAGTCTGTTGATGCCCAGGTACGACTGAGCATGAAAACCGTGACCGGCATTCATTTCAACATTCAAGAGCACGGGGGCATCGCTCTGCTGAAGCTCTTGCAACGTGGCTGCGAATTTATAACTATGAGCCGGACTGACTCGATCGTCGTGGCTGCCGGTGTTGATCAGAACAGCAGGATATTTTCGCTTTCTCAAATTATGCAAAGGCGAGTAGGCTCGCAATATTTCAAAAAACTTCTTTGTAGAGGCAGTGCCGTATTCGAGCTCAAAATGTCTCTCGGTGCCAAACTTGTGAAAGCGCAGCATGTCCAAAAGTCCACATCCAATCTCTACCGCACCAAACAGGTCAGGTCGTTGAGTCAGAGCCGCTCCAGTCAGTAAGCCACCATTGCTGAATCCTGAAATTCCCAAACGATCGGGCCGGGTATATTTCCGACGAATCAATGCCTGCGCAACAGCGATGAAATCATCAAATGTATGCTGCTTGCTTTCACGCGTTCCGGCCTTACGCCAATCGGCGCCCAGACCTGCGTCGCCCCGAAGAATAGCTTCGACGCAAACGCCGCCAAGGTCCATCCAAACAAGATCATAATTGTCGCAGGACGGGTCGACATCGCGATCGAAACCACCATAACCGGTCATGATTGTTGGATTGGCGCCATTCAATTTCAACCCTTTTTTATAGCGCACAAAGAACGGAATTCTGCTTCCGTCGCGGCTGCGCGCATACAATTTTTCGGTGACGAACTGCGATGTGTCCAGCATCGACTGATACGCAGACTTAGTAGTAAATTTACCCGTCTCAAAATTCAATTCATAAGTTGTCGTCGGTATTGTGTACCCTTCAACAAGCATTCGAATGTTTGGATAATCCATATAATAAATTTCATTCACAGAAGTGCCAACGGGAAGCTTGATGGCTGCCAGTTTCGTGTTTTTAACCGTATTCCATCTCTGAATAATTTCGCATTCGTCCGTAGCGTAGACGCAGACCAAATATTCGCCCCACTTAAACGCTCGCTTGAGTAAATGCGGCTGTTCCTCGAGCGCTTGACGAAAGCGTGGAAGGCGATTCGATTTTGCACTTTCTTCTACTTCTCGAATAGAAAGGGAAACGATACGAAACAAGGGAGCATTTTTATCAGTGATAAAGAACACCCGATCATCTTTCTGCCCGATAAAATAGAATCCCTTAGACTGCTCTTTCAAAACATTTAAACGCCTGGATCTGACATTTTGAATTTTGATCAAGAATATAGAATGCCGAGTCTTTTTGGTACCATAAGTAGTGACCATCAGATATTTATGATTTCCGATTATACTGATCGATGCGTACACGTCCGGCTCGTCGAATTTATAGATGACCTTGTCTTCAGCCTGACTGGTATGCAATTTGTGATAGCGAATTTGACACCGATCATCACCTCGATCAAAAGCAGCGTAGTAAAAGCCGGTGCTGTTTTTGTCCCAGGTCAGCATTCTTGCATGAACATTCTTGATCACGCCCCTGACCCGTTTGCCGGTATCCATATTTTTCACATAGATTGTCTGCCAATCAGACCCGTTGGTCATAACGAAGTACGCGATGTACTTGCCGTCTCGGCTGACAAAACTGTTACCGAGCCTGCAATTTTTAGACCAATCCTCAGAGCTCAAAACAAGTTGTGAAAATTGCCCTGGTCTTTCACTGCGGAACAACTTTGTCGCTGGTTTGTCTGAGCTGAAGTAATACGGTCCAACTTTGTAGATCACTTTCAAAGTCTTCGCCGAGAACATCTTATGAACACGCTTTAGGACTTCTCCACGTCCGGGAATCGCCTCGAGATAGGAGTTCGAATACCGATTCTGAACTGCAATCCACTGCTTAACTTCATCTGCGTGCACCTCCTCCAACCAGCGATAAGGATCACTGATCATTGCTCCGAAATGCTTTTCACTAACCACTTCTTTCCTTGTTTCCGGAAAAACGGTTTGGTTCAGCAAGTGGCTAACATTTTTATTGGCACGTCGAAGTAACCTGCGAAGCATTTTCTTATGTGAAGGATCTTTCGCCTCGACGCTAAGGAGATGCATCAGCTTTTCGACTAATCCAGAAACCGCAGCAAGTGGAACATTCTTACTCTGTCGAACCGATTTTTCAAAGGCGTCAAAAGCTGCATCAAAGTCTTTCGTCTTCCAATAACAATAACCAACTTGCGCGTGCATTCGCTGTGGCCATTCAGAGTCCGTAAAAGCATTTGCTTCAGTCCACTCAATTGCCTTATTCAAGACACGCGCCGCTCTTTTGAACTGATTTCGAGCCTGCAACGACATGGCACGCCACCACATACAGTTCAATACCTCTGACTTTTTCAAGTCATCGTAAATGCGACCTGCTTGAAGTAAGTAAGGCTCACAAGCAGCAAACTTCTCACACATGAAAAGAGAGATCCCGAGCAGCCAATAAGCGTATGCCGCTCCTTCATCCATTTTTCCAAGCTTCGCGATATGGCTTTTATTGGAAAGCAATATCTTTGCCGCATTCTTATAATCTCCAGCTTTATAAAACTTGTATGCAGCACTATTGACTTCAAAACAATTGAAGTCAGCTTTTCTTTTACTTCTTGCTCTGGCGCCGCTGGCTCGTCTCATTTACAGGGTTTTGACGCAAAAGGCTAAACCTCAAGCACCAAATAAGCTGGGTCTCTCAGGTAAAGTATATCTTGAATGAATAAAGTTATTAATTGCGTTGCGACTCTCTGCTGCGCTCACGTCACTATGAGCAAGAGAGTCGGCAAGATCGGCAAGTTCTTGATCTTTAATCACCTCTTGAAACCATTTTGCATAATGTCCAAGGTGCAAGTGGTGCAACCAGGTATCGTCATCGACACCATCGGCGATGCGAACGAAAATTCGCAAGTTGCTTGCCTGCAAATTAAGACGAAAATCTGGACCGGTGAAAAAGAAGCTGCGATGGTATCCGACGTCTCCCTGTGCATATTTGCGTACATGGCGGCGATGCTCGTGCAAAGTCGGCAGCAGGCGTAACTTGCGCGCCTGGCGAGGCGAAGATCGCAACCAGAGAAGCACTTCATCGACATCGAGATCAACCCTGTCAATTGGTGGCACCTTCAGTTTCTGCGCTCTGGTGAAATCGTTAATGACATCATGCGCATCTCGACCGGTGGCAATTACCGTGTCAATATTCTTCAAAACATCAGTAGATAATTCCGTAGGATGCACGGTAACAAGAAGCAGACCAGGAAAGTCTCTCGGCATGGCCTGGCTGGCATGTTTCCAGTCAGGATAAAGCATGTGATGTGCTTCCTCAACGACAAACCAGTGGGGACGCCCGGTCGAAAGGCGCAGATCTTGCACGGCATTGAGCAGGCGCACGAAATATGCCGGGCGTTCAGCAAAAGCTAACCCAACCAGGTTCACAGTCACTCTGTTATCAGGATTTTTCAGAGCCAACACAACATGATCGACATCCGGCGCATGGGTATTGCTCCCCAGCGTGACAGCCCCGGGGAATCCATCAAAATCTGCTTCGGGATCCACAACACAGTATTGATATCGATCTGCACCGAGACGCTCAAGAAGTCCACACGTCAGACGCGACTTGCCGCTGCGCGATGGACCGGCAATGAGAACCCGGCTGTTATAAGCGTCAATTGAAACAGGCCCCTGCTCAGACGACCCAATTTGCAAACGGTCGCGATGCATTTCTAATCGCAGCTTTTGCAAGTCATTATTGACCAGCTCATCGATAAGATCACAAAATCCTTCAGCTTCGGGACGTTTCAAGACCCAGTCGGCGTCTTGTTTGACAAGCGACGTGGCATTCGCAACCGCGACAGAGCACTTACAATAGGATAGAAATATATGATCGTTCTCGCCGTTCCCAACTCCCACAACGTTGTGAGGAGAAATTCCAAGACCCTCCAGGGCGGCTTGCAGACCTGAGGCTTTGTTTACGCCAGGCGGG contains:
- a CDS encoding phosphoglycolate phosphatase; translation: MRYLALACDYDGTLTSNNQPDPEAFGRLRQVRASGRKVILVTGRTLEQLTESCQELDAFDSIVLENGAVLYDPNTGNSRLLCDPAPAGFVTRLKKRGVAHVGAGKAIVSTWSPHESAVLGVIRKMGLDLQLSFNRNAVLVLPPGVNKASGLQAALEGLGISPHNVVGVGNGENDHIFLSYCKCSVAVANATSLVKQDADWVLKRPEAEGFCDLIDELVNNDLQKLRLEMHRDRLQIGSSEQGPVSIDAYNSRVLIAGPSRSGKSRLTCGLLERLGADRYQYCVVDPEADFDGFPGAVTLGSNTHAPDVDHVVLALKNPDNRVTVNLVGLAFAERPAYFVRLLNAVQDLRLSTGRPHWFVVEEAHHMLYPDWKHASQAMPRDFPGLLLVTVHPTELSTDVLKNIDTVIATGRDAHDVINDFTRAQKLKVPPIDRVDLDVDEVLLWLRSSPRQARKLRLLPTLHEHRRHVRKYAQGDVGYHRSFFFTGPDFRLNLQASNLRIFVRIADGVDDDTWLHHLHLGHYAKWFQEVIKDQELADLADSLAHSDVSAAESRNAINNFIHSRYTLPERPSLFGA